The following are encoded together in the Thunnus thynnus chromosome 15, fThuThy2.1, whole genome shotgun sequence genome:
- the LOC137197854 gene encoding oxysterol-binding protein-related protein 3-like isoform X1: MTSPSPTHSDSSGSLKHDNNQDSWEIVEGLRGVPASMQEPDGQEGVVLKRRKWPMKGWHKRYFVLEKGILKYAKREADLKKGKLHGCIDVGLSVMSIKKKAMCIDLDTEDNIFHLKVKNPDLFEEWVSKLRHHRVFRQNEIAMYPHERHLFHPHAASSPSLSDSLRKRTTVTKQASVHQNKVSSWLHSSEDMNRCCKDLEECESYLLELNLLLKSMEVLHRTYSAPAISALQASTYDIPKKEKRPRRWRSKNNGKETKATLQVPSCISSKSPRLHASHPNLSITESNTQEVCPESPDSPTDVSRLQEDFCRLANNIHTTLKSAFSSLSAERDRLRHTIEMQPPQPAQVIGLKTAYASVSQNARFCRVAPQMFTTVYYMSNFSCGFLSSYQECTGGSHSLVHQVSNESKASIPESISEFFDAQEYLLSSSSSENEVSDDDSYISDVSDSVSMDTYSNEGGSERHNSVDGVVPLARRRSTLPSPSPTGSVSLWNILRNNIGKDLSKVAMPVQLNEPLNTLQRLCEELEYSELLDTANETQDPYQRMVYVATFAISAYASTYHRAGSKPFNPVLGETYECDRPDKGFRFIAEQVSHHPPVSACHSDSKNFTFWQDVRWKNKFWGKSMEIVPMGTTHVTLPAFGDHYEWNKVTSCIHNILSGQRWIEHYGEMAIKNINSNTCQCKVTFVKAKSWSSTVNEIEGVVTDSNGKVVHSIFGKWHESIFQGDPPSATCIWRANPMPVDQEQYYGFTQFAVELNELDPTLRPLLPPTDTRFRPDQRLLEEGNIEGAEEQKQRLEQLQRERRKVLQDNNMTHQPRFFKKSKDDTWVSSNTYWEQRRDPGFSKMDFPVLW, encoded by the exons ATGACATCACCGTCACCCACTCACAGTGACAGCAGTGGCTCCTTGAAGCATGACAATAAccag GACAGCTGGGAGATTGTGGAGGGGCTCAGGGGGGTTCCTGCCAGCATGCAGGAGCCTGACGGACAGGAGGGCGTCGTGCTCAAAAGGAGGAAGTGGCCCATGAAGGGATGGCATAAG AGATACTTTGTGTTGGAGAAAGGCATCCTGAAGTATGCAAAGCGTGAAGCAGAT CTGAAGAAGGGAAAACTTCACGGCTGCATCGACGTCGGCCTCTCCGTCATGTCAATCAAGAAGAAAGCCATGTGCATCGACCTGGACACAGAAGACAACATTTTTCACCTAAAG GTGAAGAACCCAGATCTGTTTGAGGAGTGGGTGTCAAAGCTGCGTCATCACAGAGTGTTTCGGCAGAACGAGATTGCCATGTATCCCCATGAAAGGCACCTCTTCCACCCCCACGCCGCGTCCTCCCCGTCCCTCAGTGACTCACTTAGAAAA AGGACTACTGTCACCAAGCAGGCATCAGTCCACCAGAATAAGGTCAGTTCCTGGCTCCACTCCTCAGAGGACATGAACAGGTGCTGCAAAG ACTTGGAGGAGTGCGAATCGTATTTACTCGAACTCAACCTGCTGCTGAAGAGCATGGAAGTCCTCCACCGCACATACTCAGCCCCAGCCATCAGTGCACTACAA GCGTCTACGTATGACATTCCTAAAAAGGAGAAGAGGCCAAGGAGATGGCGATCCAAGAACAATGGCAAAGAAACCAAAGCCACACTACAG GTCCCAAGCTGTATCTCCTCCAAGTCCCCTCGCCTCCACGCATCCCACCCCAATCTCTCCATTACTGAGTCCAACACCCAGGAGGTCTGTCCTGAATCCCCAGACTCACCTACAGACGTGTCTCGTCTACAGGAAGACTTCTGCAGGCTGGCCAACAACA tCCACACCACACTGAAATCAGCCTTTAGTTCTCTGTCagcagaaagagacagactgagGCACACCATCGAAATGCAGCCCCCTCAGCCAGCGCAGGTCATTGGCTTGAAGACTGCCTATGCCTCAGTGAGTCAGAATGCAAGGTTCTGCAGGGTTGCACCACAAATGTTCACCACTGTATACTACATGTCTAATTTCTCATGTGGCTTCTTATCATCTTATCAGGAATGTACAGGTGGCTCCCACTCCTTGGTCCACCAGGTTTCCAATGAGAGCAAAGCATCTATCCCAGAGTCGATATCAGAATTCTTTGATGCTCAGGAgtacctcctctcctcctcctcctctgagaaTGAG GTGTCCGACGATGACTCGTacatcagtgatgtcagtgacAGCGTCTCCATGGATACCTACAGCAATGAGGGAGGCAGCGAGAGACACAACTCAG TTGATGGTGTGGTTCCCCTGGCTCGTCGACGCTCCACACTGCCCTCTCCCAGTCCCACGGGCAGCGTGAGCCTGTGGAACATCCTGAGGAACAACATCGGTAAGGACCTGTCAAAGGTGGCCATGCCAGTACAGCTCAATGAGCCACTCAACACCCTGCAGAGGCTGTGTGAGGAACTTGAGTACAGCGAGCTGCTGGATACTGCCAACGAGACCCAGGACCCTTACCAGCGCATG GTGTATGTCGCTACGTTTGCAATATCTGCATATGCATCCACCTATCATCGAGCAGGAAGCAAACCCTTTAACCCGGTCTTGGGGGAGACGTATGAGTGTGACAGACCTGATAAAGGCTTCAGGTTTATAGCTGAACAG GTGAGTCATCACCCACCTGTGTCAGCATGTCACTCTGATTCAAAGAACTTCACCTTTTGGCAAG ATGTTCGGTGGAAAAATAAATTCTGGGGCAAATCCATGGAAATAGTTCCCATGGGAACCACTCATGTCACACTACCTGC GTTTGGGGACCACTATGAATGGAACAAAGTGACGTCCTGTATTCATAACATCCTGAGCGGTCAGCGCTGGATCGAACACTACGGAGAGATGGCCATCAAAAATATCAACAGCAACACCTGCCAGTGTAAAGTCACATTCGTTAAG GCAAAGTCTTGGAGCTCTACAGTGAACGAGATAGAGGGTGTGGTTACAGATTCAAATGGAAAAGTTGTACACTCAATTTTTGGAAAATGGCACGAGTCCATTTTTCAAGGGGACCCTCCATCTGCCACGTGCATCTGGAGAGCAA acccCATGCCGGTGGACCAAGAGCAGTACTATGGCTTCACCCAGTTTGCGGTGGAGTTGAATGAGCTGGATCCCACCTTAAGACCTCTGCTTCCCCCCACAGACACACGCTTCAGGCCGGACCAGAG GCTGTTGGAGGAGGGGAACATAGAAGGAGCTGAGGAGCAGAAACAGAGGCTAGAGCAGCtccagagggagaggaggaaagtgCTGCAGGACAACAACATGACACACCAGCCACGCTTTTTCAA GAAGTCAAAGGATGACACATGGGTGAGCAGCAACACGTACTGGGAGCAGCGCAGAGACCCAGGCTTCAGTAAAATGGACTTCCCTGTGTTGTGGTGA
- the LOC137197854 gene encoding oxysterol-binding protein-related protein 3-like isoform X2: MTSPSPTHSDSSGSLKHDNNQDSWEIVEGLRGVPASMQEPDGQEGVVLKRRKWPMKGWHKRYFVLEKGILKYAKREADLKKGKLHGCIDVGLSVMSIKKKAMCIDLDTEDNIFHLKVKNPDLFEEWVSKLRHHRVFRQNEIAMYPHERHLFHPHAASSPSLSDSLRKRTTVTKQASVHQNKVSSWLHSSEDMNRCCKDLEECESYLLELNLLLKSMEVLHRTYSAPAISALQASTYDIPKKEKRPRRWRSKNNGKETKATLQVPSCISSKSPRLHASHPNLSITESNTQEVCPESPDSPTDVSRLQEDFCRLANNIHTTLKSAFSSLSAERDRLRHTIEMQPPQPAQVIGLKTAYASECTGGSHSLVHQVSNESKASIPESISEFFDAQEYLLSSSSSENEVSDDDSYISDVSDSVSMDTYSNEGGSERHNSVDGVVPLARRRSTLPSPSPTGSVSLWNILRNNIGKDLSKVAMPVQLNEPLNTLQRLCEELEYSELLDTANETQDPYQRMVYVATFAISAYASTYHRAGSKPFNPVLGETYECDRPDKGFRFIAEQVSHHPPVSACHSDSKNFTFWQDVRWKNKFWGKSMEIVPMGTTHVTLPAFGDHYEWNKVTSCIHNILSGQRWIEHYGEMAIKNINSNTCQCKVTFVKAKSWSSTVNEIEGVVTDSNGKVVHSIFGKWHESIFQGDPPSATCIWRANPMPVDQEQYYGFTQFAVELNELDPTLRPLLPPTDTRFRPDQRLLEEGNIEGAEEQKQRLEQLQRERRKVLQDNNMTHQPRFFKKSKDDTWVSSNTYWEQRRDPGFSKMDFPVLW, encoded by the exons ATGACATCACCGTCACCCACTCACAGTGACAGCAGTGGCTCCTTGAAGCATGACAATAAccag GACAGCTGGGAGATTGTGGAGGGGCTCAGGGGGGTTCCTGCCAGCATGCAGGAGCCTGACGGACAGGAGGGCGTCGTGCTCAAAAGGAGGAAGTGGCCCATGAAGGGATGGCATAAG AGATACTTTGTGTTGGAGAAAGGCATCCTGAAGTATGCAAAGCGTGAAGCAGAT CTGAAGAAGGGAAAACTTCACGGCTGCATCGACGTCGGCCTCTCCGTCATGTCAATCAAGAAGAAAGCCATGTGCATCGACCTGGACACAGAAGACAACATTTTTCACCTAAAG GTGAAGAACCCAGATCTGTTTGAGGAGTGGGTGTCAAAGCTGCGTCATCACAGAGTGTTTCGGCAGAACGAGATTGCCATGTATCCCCATGAAAGGCACCTCTTCCACCCCCACGCCGCGTCCTCCCCGTCCCTCAGTGACTCACTTAGAAAA AGGACTACTGTCACCAAGCAGGCATCAGTCCACCAGAATAAGGTCAGTTCCTGGCTCCACTCCTCAGAGGACATGAACAGGTGCTGCAAAG ACTTGGAGGAGTGCGAATCGTATTTACTCGAACTCAACCTGCTGCTGAAGAGCATGGAAGTCCTCCACCGCACATACTCAGCCCCAGCCATCAGTGCACTACAA GCGTCTACGTATGACATTCCTAAAAAGGAGAAGAGGCCAAGGAGATGGCGATCCAAGAACAATGGCAAAGAAACCAAAGCCACACTACAG GTCCCAAGCTGTATCTCCTCCAAGTCCCCTCGCCTCCACGCATCCCACCCCAATCTCTCCATTACTGAGTCCAACACCCAGGAGGTCTGTCCTGAATCCCCAGACTCACCTACAGACGTGTCTCGTCTACAGGAAGACTTCTGCAGGCTGGCCAACAACA tCCACACCACACTGAAATCAGCCTTTAGTTCTCTGTCagcagaaagagacagactgagGCACACCATCGAAATGCAGCCCCCTCAGCCAGCGCAGGTCATTGGCTTGAAGACTGCCTATGCCTCA GAATGTACAGGTGGCTCCCACTCCTTGGTCCACCAGGTTTCCAATGAGAGCAAAGCATCTATCCCAGAGTCGATATCAGAATTCTTTGATGCTCAGGAgtacctcctctcctcctcctcctctgagaaTGAG GTGTCCGACGATGACTCGTacatcagtgatgtcagtgacAGCGTCTCCATGGATACCTACAGCAATGAGGGAGGCAGCGAGAGACACAACTCAG TTGATGGTGTGGTTCCCCTGGCTCGTCGACGCTCCACACTGCCCTCTCCCAGTCCCACGGGCAGCGTGAGCCTGTGGAACATCCTGAGGAACAACATCGGTAAGGACCTGTCAAAGGTGGCCATGCCAGTACAGCTCAATGAGCCACTCAACACCCTGCAGAGGCTGTGTGAGGAACTTGAGTACAGCGAGCTGCTGGATACTGCCAACGAGACCCAGGACCCTTACCAGCGCATG GTGTATGTCGCTACGTTTGCAATATCTGCATATGCATCCACCTATCATCGAGCAGGAAGCAAACCCTTTAACCCGGTCTTGGGGGAGACGTATGAGTGTGACAGACCTGATAAAGGCTTCAGGTTTATAGCTGAACAG GTGAGTCATCACCCACCTGTGTCAGCATGTCACTCTGATTCAAAGAACTTCACCTTTTGGCAAG ATGTTCGGTGGAAAAATAAATTCTGGGGCAAATCCATGGAAATAGTTCCCATGGGAACCACTCATGTCACACTACCTGC GTTTGGGGACCACTATGAATGGAACAAAGTGACGTCCTGTATTCATAACATCCTGAGCGGTCAGCGCTGGATCGAACACTACGGAGAGATGGCCATCAAAAATATCAACAGCAACACCTGCCAGTGTAAAGTCACATTCGTTAAG GCAAAGTCTTGGAGCTCTACAGTGAACGAGATAGAGGGTGTGGTTACAGATTCAAATGGAAAAGTTGTACACTCAATTTTTGGAAAATGGCACGAGTCCATTTTTCAAGGGGACCCTCCATCTGCCACGTGCATCTGGAGAGCAA acccCATGCCGGTGGACCAAGAGCAGTACTATGGCTTCACCCAGTTTGCGGTGGAGTTGAATGAGCTGGATCCCACCTTAAGACCTCTGCTTCCCCCCACAGACACACGCTTCAGGCCGGACCAGAG GCTGTTGGAGGAGGGGAACATAGAAGGAGCTGAGGAGCAGAAACAGAGGCTAGAGCAGCtccagagggagaggaggaaagtgCTGCAGGACAACAACATGACACACCAGCCACGCTTTTTCAA GAAGTCAAAGGATGACACATGGGTGAGCAGCAACACGTACTGGGAGCAGCGCAGAGACCCAGGCTTCAGTAAAATGGACTTCCCTGTGTTGTGGTGA
- the LOC137198652 gene encoding TOG array regulator of axonemal microtubules protein 1-like, with amino-acid sequence MQGNIWHGLKLPPIVDKNSSQRPCTSQEGLYHSVLEGLELNDEHEEDPFFEEKLRVGSKRAMLACKLAKTEARRPSSVTSICSADSLSSVDKHTPSELRAIPQIRSPVSSPFTPTLPPTAAPLTRRASRLPVMSANLGGTLKEVADGCKLWSHKGKVEELVQRFQLVNLPSPQPPVAARKTAARTPVVPAPPTTAAPPKRGGPRRGTNLRPQKTDKRACQDELQPLAMPSESLSLCFKQLKSDDWEEKINGLKSIQALARHHPQLLQTKLHEVCLALIKEVNNLRSSVACAAMESIAQLHIYLGKAMDPEAEVTGRTLLLKLAQTTNDFIHQHANHALDALVEGCSPGRVVTALLNTGLSHLCAAVRGSTAKHLHLLAEIVGEDHILTGGKMFTERFLSAVCKMSVDAALDVRHYGHKMLQALVLQREFTGLWNKVIPVKDRHPLEKIIKKMVQ; translated from the exons ATGCA AGGGAACATCTGGCACGGTCTGAAGTTACCCCCCATTGTGGACAAGAACAGCAGTCAGAGACCGTGCACTTCACAAGAAGGCCTCTACCATTCAGTTCTGGAGGGACTGGAACTGAATGACGAGCATGAAGAGGACCCCTTCTTTGAGGAGAAGTTGCGTGTGGGTAGCAAGAGGGCAATGCTTGCCTGTAAGCTGGCTAAGACTGAAGCCAGAAGGCCAAGTTCAGTCACCTCCATCTGCTCTGCGGACAGCCTCAGCTCTGTGGACAAACACACTCCCAGTGAGCTGAGGGCTATACCGCAGATACGAAGCCCTGTTTCCTCACCCTTCACCCCTACTCTTCCTCCCACAGCAGCTCCATTAACCAGGAGAGCATCTCGTCTCCCAGTGATGTCTGCAAACCTTGGTGGAACAC TCAAAGAGGTAGCTGATGGATGCAAGTTGTGGTCACATAAAGGTAAGGTTGAGGAATTAGTGCAACGATTCCAGCTCGTCAACCTCCCTTCACCTCAACCACCAGTGGCTGCTAGAAAGACGGCAGCAAGGACCCCTGTTGTTCCAGCACCTCCAACAACAGCTGCCCCACCCAAGAGAGGAGGACCTCGTCGTGGGACAAACCTCCGTCCCCAAAAGACTGACAAAAGAGCATGTCAGGATGAGCTCCAGCCCCTGGCCATGCCTTCAGAGAGCCTGTCCCTCTGCTTCAAGCAGCTCAAATCAGATGACTG GGAGGAGAAAATTAATGGATTAAAATCCATTCAAGCTCTGGCAAGACACCATCCACAACTTCTGCAGACTAAACTGCATGAAGTCTGCCTGGCTCTCATAAAAGAG GTGAACAATCTGCGCTCTAGTGTGGCCTGTGCTGCTATGGAGTCTATAGCTCAGCTCCATATTTACCTGGGGAAGGCCATGGACCCAGAGGCAGAGGTGACAGGTCGCACCCTGCTGCTGAAGTTGGCACAGACAACTAATGACTTCATTCACCAGCACGCCAATCATGCCTTGGATGCTCTGGTGGAGGGCTGCAGTCCTGGTAGAGTCGTGACCGCTCTACTCAACACAGGGCTGAG TCATCTGTGTGCTGCAGTGAGGGGGAGCACAGCCAAGCACCTCCACCTGCTGGCAGAGATTGTAGGGGAGGATCACATCTTGACAGGAGGGAAGATGTTCACAGAGCGTTTCCTATCTGCTGTCTGTAAGATGTCTGTGGATGCTGCACTGGACGTCAG GCATTACGGACACAAGATGCTCCAGGCACTTGTTCTCCAGAGGGAGTTTACCGGCCTGTGGAATAAGGTCATCCCAGTGAAAGACAGGCACCCACTGGAGAAGATCATTAAGAAAATGGTGCAGTAG